A window of Gemmatimonadaceae bacterium genomic DNA:
GCATCACGAGGTGTTCGTGTTCGTGCTGGAACTCCTGGCGGAGAACGATCTGATCGACGGCAAGACGATCGGCGTGGACGCGACCACGCTGGAGGCCAACGCGGCGCTGCGATCGATCGTGCGTCGCGACACGGGCGAATCGTATCAGCAGTTCCTCACGCGCTTGGCGCAGGCCAGCGGGATCGAAACGCCGACCCGCGAGGATCTGGCCAGGCTCGACCGCGACCGCAAAAACAAGGGGTCAAACGACGATTGGCAGCACCCGCACGATCCGGATGCGAAGATCACGAAGATGAAAGACGGGCGCACGCACCTGGCCCACAAGGCCGAGCACGCGGTGGACATGAAAACCGGCGCGATCGTGGGCGTGACGCTGCAAGGGGCCGATCAGGGTGACACCACCACGATCATGGCGACGGTAGTAGAAGCAACCAGTACGCTGCGTGAACTGTCCGACGACCAGGCGACGCAAGAGAAGATCAACGACAAGTGGATGAGCGAGGTCGTGACCGACAAGGGCTACCACAGCAGCCAGACGCTGCTGGACTTATCTGAGATGAACCTGCGCAGCTACGCCAGCGAACCGGACCGCGGCCGCCGCAACTGGAAGGACAAGCCCGACGAGAAACATGCGGTATATGCCAATCGTAGAAGATGCAGGGGACGGCGCGGCCGCCGGCTGATGCGCCGCCGCGGCGAGCTGATCGAACGCTCCTTCGCCCACGCCTACGAAACTGGCGCGATGCGCCGCACGCACCTGCGACGCCACCACAACATCCTCAAACGCCTGCTGGTGCACACCGCCGGCTTCAACTTGGCGCTGTCCATGCGCAAGCTCCACGGCGTGGGCAAACCCAGGCGCCTGCAGGGCCTGTTCTTGTTGATTTGGTCATGGATCGGGACGATCCTGATCGGCGTGGGATTGCGTCGGCGTGATTCAGACGAATCCGAAATCAACTTCGCGCCCCATCCCGGTCTGGCGCTGGCCGCGTGAGCCATGATTCCAAGATGGCTTTCACCACGGGCTGCTAGAGCGTGTTAGGAACTTCCGCTAAGTCCCGACATCAGGTTCGCGAGCATCAGGGACGCGAATGCGACGAGGTGCAGGCCGGCGACGGTTGCGGGTAAACGCTCGTAATCCTTGGCCAGTCGTCGGCATCGCGCCAGCCAGGCAAACGATCGTTCGACGACCCAGCGCCGTGGCAGCAGCACAAATCCACGTTTGGCCTGCGGCAGTTTCACCACGTGCAACTCGATGCCGTGATTCCTGGCGTCTTCCGCCGGCTTCTCGCCGGTGTAACC
This region includes:
- a CDS encoding transposase, with amino-acid sequence MAMGKRKDVEQPLFFTAAGLAHSPAHPFYRALNRLLDEHSFDRFVQRRCEQFYHQTLGRPSLPPGVYFRCLLIGYFEGIDSERGIAWRSADSLSLRSFLSLPLDENPPDHSTISRTRRLIDLETHHEVFVFVLELLAENDLIDGKTIGVDATTLEANAALRSIVRRDTGESYQQFLTRLAQASGIETPTREDLARLDRDRKNKGSNDDWQHPHDPDAKITKMKDGRTHLAHKAEHAVDMKTGAIVGVTLQGADQGDTTTIMATVVEATSTLRELSDDQATQEKINDKWMSEVVTDKGYHSSQTLLDLSEMNLRSYASEPDRGRRNWKDKPDEKHAVYANRRRCRGRRGRRLMRRRGELIERSFAHAYETGAMRRTHLRRHHNILKRLLVHTAGFNLALSMRKLHGVGKPRRLQGLFLLIWSWIGTILIGVGLRRRDSDESEINFAPHPGLALAA